From one Phragmitibacter flavus genomic stretch:
- the lpxA gene encoding acyl-ACP--UDP-N-acetylglucosamine O-acyltransferase, with the protein MASQIHATAIVHPDAVIGEDVVVGPYCVIGEGVRIGDGCTLQNHVTICGPSVIGERNQFFSFTSIGQRTQDLKYAGEPTYLEVGDDNVFREFCTVNRGTLPGTKTIVGSHNHFLSYCHIAHDCVVGNHVIFSNNGTLAGHVIVEDHVILGGLTAVHQFCRLGKHSITGGCSKIVQDCMPFTIADGNPARTRSINQVGLQRNGYGDDQVAAIRKAYKTFFRSKLNMAQAVERLKSEGGMTAEVAHMVAFVEGSQRGMVGS; encoded by the coding sequence ATGGCTTCGCAAATTCATGCTACGGCGATTGTTCACCCGGACGCGGTGATTGGGGAGGACGTGGTCGTGGGGCCGTATTGTGTGATTGGTGAAGGGGTGAGAATTGGGGATGGTTGCACGCTGCAGAATCACGTGACGATTTGTGGGCCGTCGGTGATTGGTGAGAGAAATCAGTTTTTCTCCTTTACCAGCATCGGTCAGCGGACGCAGGATCTGAAGTATGCGGGGGAGCCGACTTATCTTGAGGTGGGCGATGACAATGTGTTTCGTGAGTTTTGCACGGTGAATCGCGGGACCTTGCCAGGAACGAAAACGATCGTGGGGAGCCATAATCATTTTTTATCTTACTGCCACATCGCGCATGACTGTGTGGTGGGGAATCATGTGATTTTCTCGAACAATGGGACGCTGGCGGGGCATGTGATCGTGGAGGATCACGTCATTCTTGGGGGGCTGACGGCGGTGCATCAGTTTTGTCGATTAGGTAAACATTCGATCACCGGTGGGTGTTCGAAGATTGTGCAGGACTGCATGCCGTTTACCATTGCGGATGGGAATCCGGCGAGGACGCGGAGCATCAATCAGGTGGGCTTGCAGAGGAATGGATATGGGGACGATCAGGTGGCGGCGATCCGCAAGGCATATAAGACTTTTTTCAGGAGCAAGCTGAACATGGCGCAGGCGGTGGAGAGGTTGAAGTCCGAGGGCGGGATGACGGCGGAGGTGGCGCACATGGTGGCTTTTGTTGAAGGTAGCCAGCGGGGGATGGTGGGATCTTAG